CAGGGTCCTCACACTGTGGGCGAGATCTCactgggaagtgtgtgtggagggtgtcgTCATTCTCAAACCTCACCCATCTGAGAACCCACTGGGAAAATGTATCAGTGCAGGAAGGACTGGAGATCTTTATAACACGAAGGTCAGCTTACCGTAACACAGAGGATAGGAAATGATTTCTGGCTCAAAACTTCTGGAGACAGCGAGTGTACTACACATGACCCACGAGTTGTATTCATACACAGTTCCACATTTATCTCTGAGCAAATGGAGTTCAGaacccgtgtgtgtgtctgaaatgAACTGGCCTGTTAGTTGTTTGACCACATGAGACACATTCAGAAATTCCTCTGCCTGACTGTCTTGTTATGGGCTTTAAGTGTCAGACGGTATGCAATTTGTTTGTACAAAATCACATATAGACTGGTCCCAGAGCATTGCATACTGACTGGTCCCAGAGCAGCCACTATAGAAGCACATACTGACTGGTCTCAGAACAGCCACTATAGAAGCACATACTGACTGGTCTCAGAACAGCCACTGGCCTCCTACATCCTACAGAGTGAGAAACGCACTCGTGCACTGGACAATATGCAGACGTGTACAATACGAGTCCCTCTCCTACATTTCTCTACTGTGTAACATTTCACACAATCGGCAAACTCATCCCTGAATTATCACGCAACTTAATCCCCAGGATTACTTCAAATAAGCGAGCGACTTTGTGGCCGTGACTTGAGATTCATGGCTGGTGTCGGAAGTGCCCCCACAATGTGTTCCCAGCCTCTGTGGCTTCTCCTGCCGCTGCTATTTTGGTCTTCGTGCAGAACTAGGTCTTGCAACTGTTGCCAGGACTAGCCCACAGAGACACCCTGTCCACAAGAAAACAGCTTGTTCAAACGCTCACTGCTTATCTAAACGGATTTCTTCCCGAGGACCATGACAACCGTCTCAGCCACACACGCACGGCTCAACAGACAGGCTGTCATGCCTCTCAGAAACCCATCGGCTGATATTCACCAGCCTTCTCTGTCTTGAAGTTCGTGGGTTCATGCAATCATTTTGTGTAGAAATATGTAACTCATCATAATGTTTTTAGACGTTAAATCTCTGTTTCACAGAGCTTTCTTCCAAGCCATGACTCTGTACAGATCTTTGTCCAGCAGTAATGATTACTATTTTTTGATATGGCCAGATTTCCGAGCTATTGCCATAATGATCCCCCCTTAAAAATAACACTCAGGTTTATGCAGGACTGCTTTATTGCTGTTCTTCACAGGTCATCTCTTGAGTAATTTAAATATTTTGGAAAAGCATGATTTCAAAACAAAAGTCCCATCACCATGGCAGGGTTGGAACAGGCAGTACTAGAACTCCGTAATAAAAGTCTACATTTACCTGATGCTCTCTGCATTTCCAACACAATTAAACAACAACATTAGGAATTTGTACCCATGTATATGAACCAAGTAACACTTAATTAACTGGAGAATAAATAATCTGTTCAGTACAAAAGTATTTATAACTTATTAACAACAGATTTCAAAGCCATGGTTATACTGAGTCTTTTGGGGGAAAAGTGTTGGTACTGGTGTGTGTCCTTATTTTTTTTCGAGCTATCTCGTTCTTCAGCTCCTTTATGTAACTGTGGTCCTTTCCTTGAACAACCTCCATAATGTCCAAAGCCTGTaattaacacaccacacacacacagttgaaaTTAACAGAACGCACAAATATAAGATGAAGTACTGAGAAATTCAGCATTCGACCAATAAGAAACTGTAGAATGGGCATTTCAGACTATatctcaaatcaaatcaaatatatttgtatttgtatctgAGGCTAGTAGCGCCGTGCGGCTAACGGGGACACTACCTTTCTGAGAGCGGCGTTGCCTGCAGACGTCCGGTCCAGAGCCACATAGAGACGACCCAGTTTCAGGTACATGGAGGCAACGTTCAGGGAGTAGGGTGGGTACAGCTGACTGCACAGAGCACACGTGGTCAGTGTGgacggtatgtgtgtgtgtgtgtgtgtgtgtgtggtgtgtgtgtgtgtgtgtgtgtgtgtgtccacgtcctAACCTGAATGGCTTTATGACCTTCTCCCCGTGAGCCAGGGCGCCGTGGTAGTCTTccatgtacagacacacacccatggcCTGGTACATCATGTGTAGCATGTAGACGTTGGAGTCCTCGAACACGCTGCCCATTTTCTCCAGACTCAGCTCACACATCTCCAGCAGCTCTGCAGGGGGCGCTCAGGAGTCAAGGGCCAGTACAGTAGCACGTGGTTTCCGCCTCACACCTCACCCCTGCTGGCTGGACTATTGATTAAGTATTTCATATAATTGACCATACTCATACAATGTGATTATGTGGTAATGACAGCTGACATGAACCGAGTGGGAGAGCCGTGATCCACACGCGGGACATTCAGACGTTCGGCGTGTTGCGGGACACCTGCTTGTTTCTGCTGAGGGACACTACAGAAAGGGTGTGTGCTTACAGCAGTCGTCGGGATGCAGCTGTGGGAGTCTGTGTACCTGCCCGAGGACCCCACGACCGACTGGGGTCACAGGACCCTGCTTCACCCCAGCAGGAAAGCACCTCAGAGGGGGCACGAAGAGGGGGCACGAAGAGGGGGCACAAGGAGGGGGTATGAGACAGGATGCCAGGTGAAGGATATTTTTCTCGTGTTTGGCTCGGCGGAAGTCTTCAATGATGTTTCTTGCATAGCGAATCATTTTTTTGACCTCCTCTGAGCGTGGTCCTTCACTCATCTTCCTCAGCTTCAGCTTCACTTTGtcctgtgtccacacacacacacacacacacactcacacacacaacacacacacacacacacacacacacacacacacacatacacacacacacacacacacacacacacacacacatacacacacacacacacacacacacacacacacacacacacatacacacacacacacacacacacatacacacacacacacacacacacacatacacacacacacacacacacacacacacatacacacacacacacacacacacacacacacacacacacacacacaaatgcacgtgCTTATTTTGCATTTCTATTGCTTTTGTATGACTGTATCAAAGagagccacaaacacagacacacacacacatacataactcAATGCTAAAAGAATTAATTATAAGATGctgaacacatgaacacatatAGCTCCCTACACAAAACCCcatatatgcacatacacacacatctacactcacacacatacacataccaacacacagaaatatgcacattTAACAGTTTTTATGGCATCTTACCCTAAAAGTGAAAGGCTACAGGAATAAATTAATACATATGATCAACCCAGAGAGGTACGGTGGGGCAAGTACATTGAAAGATTTAAAAACACATAAAAGAATCTTAAAATTAATTCTAAAATGCATGggcagccagtggagggagtcCAGGATAGGAGTGATGTGCTCCCTCTTGCACGTTCCAGTCAACAATCTGGCAGCAGCGTTCTGTACCAGCTGAAGCCGCTTGAGGGAGGACTGGCCAACTCCAAAATAAAGtgcattacagtaatccagCTGCGATGTAATGAAGGCATGGATCACTGTTTCAAAGTGCTCCCCTGCAAGAATAGACTTCACCTTTGCCAGCTGCCTCAGGTGGAAAAAGCTGGCCTTCACTACTGCAGCAATTTGCCAATCCAATTTAAAATCAATGTCCATTTTAAAACCCAAATTACAAACTATTGACTTTTAAAATGATCACAGGGAATCCAAGTCAACAGGGAGGACCTCACAGGGACCACTGGGACCAAAACCATCACTTCACGACATCCAGGCTTTAACATCATCAAGACATAAAAGCAATCAtttaaaagaacacatgtcATTTCTTTTCAGCGTTATATAAATCTGGCTGTCATCAGcgtaaaaatgaaaagaaacccCATGTTTTCTAAAAATGGAACCCAGTGGAAGCATGTAAAAAGGAGAGGTCCTAAAATTGAGCCCTGAGGGACACCATAAAACAGTGAAGCTGTGGTGGATTCAGAACCAGCAAAAGTTATGCACGGAGTTCTGTCTGTCAGGTACGACCTAAACCAGTCCAGTGCACTGCCACAAATGCCTCTATTTGCCGTAACCAGGAAATGAAAATGTTGTGGTCCACCGTGTTAAAAGCTGCAGTTAAATCAAGCAGAACGAGAATCACGTGATCACCCGAGTCAGTTGCTAGGAGGATGTCATTGAAAACCCTTAGCAgtgctgtctctgtgctgtgcaTGGTTTTAAAACCGGACTGAAAAACCTCAGAGATTCCGTGCTCATCCATAAAagattgtatttgtgtgtagactatttttttctaaaatcTTGTAAATAAATGGCAGCTTTGAAATGGGCCTGTAATTTGCCAGTACTGTTGGATCAacactgggtttttttttatgggtTGCACTACGGCGTGTTTAAAATATGCAGGAACGACACCGGAGTGCAGACTGCTGTTTATGATATCCAGGATCTGCTGCCCTATGCTTGGGAAGATCTTCTTAAAAAAGTGAGGAGGCACAACATCACAGGAGGAACCTGAGGGCTTTAAAAGGTCCACCACACGCTCCAAATGTGACAACGTCACAGGCTCAAACTTTCTCAAACACTGCCGGACCTGAAGTGGGATCAGATGGACATCAAAAAAGTGCAGAAAGTCCTCACACATTTCAGGTGATGCATCCGAGCAAGAGGGCTGTCGGGGTTTAAGAACAGAGTCAATGGTTACGCGGATTATGACGGTTTGTGATAATAATGTTTGACATATGTTCTCTTTTCGCCTCTTTAACAGTGTTCTGGTAAGAACGCCAGCAGTCTTTTAAAATCTGAAACGAGACCCGTAGCTTATCCCTTTTCCATCTGTGTTCAGCTGTGCAACACGCCCTCCTCGCCGTACGAACCTCATCACTGAACCAGGGCTCAGGTTTAACTTTAGATTGTCTGAGTCTTAATGGAGCTACATAGTCCAGTATGGTTCGTACTGAGGAGTTAAACCAGGAGCTGAGTTGTTCTGGATCGAAACATATAGAGTCGCAAGGCAGTCTCTGTGTTAATCAATACTGAACTTATTGATCAATATCAATTCAATATTGGGTTTATCCATCTACAAAGAACATGAATGATAACTTATTTAAATAgtcttcacacacatacaaacacacacacacacacacacacacacacacacacacacacacacacacacacacacacacacacacacacacacacacgcacacatacgcacacacacacacaccttagatTTGGTTGTACACTCTCTACAGTCACAGCTGAAGTAGTAGGAGTCTCTGAGTCTCTCAATCCTGTCTTCAGTTGGGTAGAGCAGGGTCTATATAGCTGGTGaatatctgcacacacacacacacacacacacacacacacacacatacaaaacaagaAGGTTTTCCATGAAATGTGTCATATTAGACATTGGGGGAGTGTTTATATGTCTTGTGTGAAAAGCTGGTAACTGAAGAGCTTACATTCACATTCTGAATACACCATAAAACCCAGTATACAACTGGAGGCATCCTCTtaggcatgtgtgtatgtacacagaTCATGTTTGAAATAGATTTGGATTTAGTTACAATCAACTGTTGCATGTGCGCGTGCACTTTATGCTTGCATggaacatttttaaaaacatgAATCAAAACATGGAATTAGAAAAACTAGAATACTAGAATATTTACACTGTATACTTCaaaaccctaactctaaccccaacTAAACACTGTATACTTCAAAACCAAATACTACATTCTTCAAAACTAACCCGTTTACTTCTAAACTAACCCCTGTATACTTCAAATCCAACCCCTGTATACTTTAaagccacacatttacatatgccttttctctcagtctctctgtgTTAGACAGCTACTTCAGatctgaaaatgtaaaaaaacaccCATATTGATAAATACTCGAAGAAATTTAGAAAATACCAGAAAAATTAAGAACATATATGGTTTGTTATTGCTATTTATATTCTAGTGATTAGGTTAGGGCTGATCTAGTGAAGGCACTTCTATGGTTTGGGCTGATCTAGTGAAGGCACTTCTATGGTTGGTGCTGATGTAGTGAAGCCACTTCTGTGGTTGGGGCTGATCTAGTGAAGGCACTTCTATGGTTGGGGCTGATGTAGTGAAGGCACTTCTATGGTTGGTGCTGATGTAGTGAAGGCACTTCTGTGGTTGGGGCTGATCTAGTGAAGGCACTTCTATGGTTGGTGCTGATGTAGTGAAGGCACTTCTGTGGTTGGGGCTGATCTAGTGAAGGCACTTCTATGGTTGGGGCTGATCTAGTGAAGGCACTTCTATGGTTGGTGCTGATGTAGTGAAGGCACTTCTATGGTTGGGGCTGATCTAGTGAAGGCACTTCTATGGTTGGGGCTGATGTAGTGAAGCCACTTCTATGGTTGGTGCTGATGTAATGAAGCCACTTCTGTGGTTGGGGCTGATGTAGTGATCAAGTATTTCTGACTCTGATTCTGATACATCCTGACCCTTGACCTTTGGGGCAGTGCCGGCCTCACCTCCTCCCCTGAGCTGATTGGCTGCACAGCCCGCACCTGTGCCAGGGTCCCGCGATAGGTGACGATGACATTAGGACAGCAACTGTGATTCATCAGAGCAACActgtgaaagagaaagagattgcgagagagagggagagggggagggagtgaaacagagagggagagagggaaggagagatagagagagagatcgtgagaaaggtggagagggagatagaagtgaaagagggagagggagagaagaacaGAACAAGACAGGGAGCTGAGACTGCAGTACGGGGGATGAAAGATAGAAATATAGAAGTATAGAAATATAGAAATATGGAAATATAGAAATATGGGAATATACTGGGACAATCAGACAAGTCTTTCTGGACTAAATCATCAATTAAACAAGTAAATGTCTATTAAGGTCCCAGTAAGGTACTATGGAATCGGACTGGgagaaatggtgtgtgtgtgtgtgtgtgtgtgtgtgtgtgtgtgtgtgtgttcttactcTGGGAACACAGCTGATCCCAGATGAGACAGTTCCTCATCCTCCACTGTGAAGCCATTGCagttcacctgtgtgtgtgtgtgtgtgtgtgtgtgtgtgtgtgtgtgtgtgcgcatttgtgtgagagacagacagagagagcgagaagaaGACAGAAGACAGACATGAGAATTCATACGAGATTTGACTTTTTTTGCTACCAAAGCATCTGTGTGAAAACAGAAAGATTAGCAAATGGCTAACTTACAGTAAACATTCTGGCTGAAATGTGTGTAGCTGCAGACTTTGTGGACATTCTGTTTTGTCCCTGAACCACGTTCAGTTCTGAAATCATGACCAGGATGGGAATACCAATGATACATTAGAGAAAGGGAGTTCTGGAGAGATCTTGGGCTTTAAGaaggggacagagacagagagtgagggagagagagagcgagggatcaaggaggagagagtgaaaaagagaggtagagagagagagagagaaatcccATTAATGCCCAGCAGCTGTCCAGATGATCTTTTTTGATTGCTGTTCTATGGTGAGATGATCTTTTTTGATCTTTTTTGATTGCTGTTCTATGGTGAGATGATCTTTTTTGATCTTTTTTGATTGCTGTTCTATGGTGAGATGATCTAGTGGATCCCTCTCACTGATTCAACCCGCTTCCTTCTGAAGCGTCGTGAGTCTGTGATGCCCAGCGGTTCCTGagagtctgcgtgtgtgtgcgcgagtctgtgtgtgtgtacctgagcaaACAGGGTGAGCAGGGCCTGGTGATCAGGGAAGTCCAGGTGTTTGGAATAGAAATGATGCAAACCGGCTACATCGGCTTCATTCATCTCCCTCTTCTCATTATCCAACTTATCCAGGTCTGAGATAGATAGAAGGGGTGTGATGCTCCCACTACACACAGCCCGTGTTCTATGCGACATAGTCACGGCAAGACATGTGAGCAGTGGCACACACAAaactcactttaacacacacacacacacacacacacacacacatatgcgccCACATGGAGACATTATGGGGTTCTGAACAGCTGTGTGGGTGGGCCCTTTTTATTCTGAGGTGTCACCTGCTTAACAGATAACAGCCGATATGCTCCAGGAGCTGATCTCAGTTCCCACGCTGACCTGGGTTCAGTACCAGCTCTGCAGTCATGTGTTCAGTACCCACAATGACCTGGGTTCAGTACCAGCTCTGCAGTCATGTGTTCAGTACCCACGCTGACCTGGGTTCAGTACCAGCTCTGCAGTCATGTGTTCAGTACCCACAATGACCTGGGTTCAGTACCAGCTCTGCAGTCATGTGTTCAGTACCCACAATGACCTGGGTTCAGTACCAGCTCTGCAGTCATGTGTTCAGTACCCACAATGACCTGGGTTCAGTACCAGCTCTGCAGTCATGTGTTCAGTACCCACGCTGACCTGGGTTCAGTACCAGCTCTGCAGTCATGTGTTCAGTACCCACAATGACCTGGGTTCAGTACCAGCTCTGCAGTCATGTGTTCAGTACCCACAATGACCTGGGTTCAGTACCAGCTCTGCAGTCATGTGTTCAGTACCCACACTGGCCTGGGTTCAGTACCAGCTCTGCAATTATGTGTTCAGTACAAAcactggtgagagagagacaggcacaaagacagagagagaaagagagagagagagaggcacaaaTATAGACCAATAGGACAAGAGGGAAAGACAGACACAAATATAGAAcaacagaacgagagagagagagacaggaggataGACACATGAACACAGATGCTTACAGACAGATTGAGTTGTTTACTGTAACTTACGGGCCTCCAAGTCCTTTAGTAGTAACAGCTTCTCTGATGCGCTCCTCTCTTTCTGAACTTTctgcagaggggtgtgtgtgtgtgtgtgtgtgtgtgtgtgtgtgtgtgtgagagagagagagagagagagagagacagagagagagcgggagctGTAATTTGTGTTGCATTGCAGTATCTAGCAGATGTGAAAGCATATAATTGAACCAGTGAGTCTGAGCACTGAGATCTATTAAATCCTTTATAAGCTGTTCATTACATGGTCGCTATGTTGCTACAATCCTCTACCATTgtctctccacctgtctctccacCGGTCTCTCCCTacatccctgtccctgtctctctccctacatccctgtctctccacctgtctctccctacatccctgtccctgtctctctccctacatccctgtctctccacctgtctctccctacatccctgtccctgtctctctccctaaatccctgtctctccacctgtctcttcTTACATCCCTGTCCTTGTCTGTCCTTACATCCCTGTCCTtgtctctcccctgtctctcccgCTGTCTGTCCTGACCCCATCCTCCAGTGTGTATAGTCTCAGTCTCAGTTAAGAGACTGAGACTATacatccctgtccctgtctctctccctacatccctgtctctccacctgtctctccctacatccctgtccctgtctctctccctacatccctgtctctccacctgtctctccctacatccctgtccctgtctctctccctacatccctgtctctccacctgtctctccctacatccgtgtccctgtctctccacctgtctctccctATATCCctattcctgtctctctccctacatccctgtctctccacctgtctctccctacatccctgtctctccacctgtctctccacctgtctctccctacatccctgtccctgtctctctccctacatccctgtctctccacctgtctctccctacatccctgtctctccacctgtctctccacctgtctctccctacatccctgtccctgtctctctccctacatccctgtctctccacctgtctctccacctgtctctccctacatccctgtccctgtctctctccctacaTCCCTGTCTCTCCCGTCACTCCCTACATCCCTGTCACTGTCTCTCCCCAAAATATCCTGTTTCTCCCTAAATCCCTgtctctccacctgtctctccttatatccctgtccctgtctctccttacatccctgtccctgtctctctccctaaatccctgtctctccacctgtctcttcTTACATCCCTGTCCTTGTCTGTCCTTACATCCCTGTCCTtgtctctcccctgtctctcccgCTGTCTGTCCTGACCCCATCCTCCAGTGTGTATAGTCTCAGTCTCAGTTAAGAGGCGAGGTGGTGAGGCGAGGCCAATCCCACCACGGGGATGCGGGGCTACTCACCAgtatggaggaggaggggccacttacctgtgtggaggaggaggggccactTACCTGTGTGGCGATGATCCGTGCCACCAGCCGCACAGTCTCGGACGGGCACCAGTTCTCACCGA
The Brachyhypopomus gauderio isolate BG-103 unplaced genomic scaffold, BGAUD_0.2 sc300, whole genome shotgun sequence DNA segment above includes these coding regions:
- the LOC143504564 gene encoding LOW QUALITY PROTEIN: N-lysine methyltransferase SMYD2-like (The sequence of the model RefSeq protein was modified relative to this genomic sequence to represent the inferred CDS: deleted 1 base in 1 codon), producing MKTEVMDGIERFDSPGKGRGLRVTKPYKVGDVLFACPAYACVLSVSERGYICEHCFARKEGLSKCGKCKKAFYCNVGCQRGDWPLHKLECSAMCVFGENWCPSETVRLVARIIATQKVQKERSASEKLLLLKDLEAHLDKLDNEKREMNEADVAGLHHFYSKHLDFPDHQALLTLFAQVNCNGFTVEDEELSHLGSAVFPDVALMNHSCCPNVIVTYRGTLAQVRAVQPISSGEEIFTSYIDLLYPTEDRIERLRDSYYFSCDCRECTTKSKDKVKLKLRKMSEGPRSEEVKKMIRYARNIIEDFRRAKHEKTPAELLEMCELSLEKMGSVFEDSNVYMLHMMYQAMGVCLYMEDYHGALAHGEKVIKPFSQLYPPYSLNVASMYLKLGRLYVALDRTSAGNAALRKALDIMEVVQGKDHSYIKELKNEIARKKIRTHTSTNTFPPKDSV